In one Silene latifolia isolate original U9 population chromosome 10, ASM4854445v1, whole genome shotgun sequence genomic region, the following are encoded:
- the LOC141606129 gene encoding class V chitinase-like: MGFKLYYVISLIAALLSLQTSLSRAAVNGGYWLPDSGLEASEIDSTLFTHLFCAFAGLNTANNQLSISSECSSFTQTVQKRCPSVKTLLSIGGGNVLSSDFNKMASQPASRKTFITSSINVARSNGFLGLDLDWEGESTSTEMTNLGTLLTEWRTAINAEAINTGRKPLLLTAALAVTPRLYLSNATFPTQAIAKTLDWVNVMAYDFYAPNNSPLFTHSHAALHDPTGAASGSSGISAWISAGVPPKQLVLGFPFYGYAWKLVNPNNHGILAPANGTDTSVGAPPGTLIYSQIKEFIPQKKATVVFNSTYGTNYCYSGTTWINYDDTQTIAAKVSYVKTNNLLGYFAWHLAQDNNWALSKQASQTWRS, translated from the coding sequence ATGGGGTTCAAGCTGTACTATGTAATCAGCCTAATTGCCGCCCTCCTGAGTCTGCAAACATCATTGTCTCGAGCAGCTGTCAACGGTGGCTACTGGCTTCCAGACAGCGGCCTTGAGGCGTCAGAAATCGACTCCACCCTCTTCACCCATCTCTTTTGTGCCTTCGCAGGCCTGAACACGGCCAATAACCAGCTGTCTATATCCTCAGAATGTTCCAGCTTCACCCAGACAGTCCAGAAACGATGCCCGTCTGTCAAAACCCTATTATCCATCGGAGGAGGGAACGTCCTCTCCTCTGATTTCAACAAGATGGCCAGCCAGCCTGCTTCTAGGAAAACCTTCATCACTTCCTCCATCAATGTAGCCAGGTCCAACGGCTTCCTAGGTCTTGACTTGGATTGGGAGGGCGAGAGTACCTCAACCGAGATGACAAACCTGGGAACCCTCCTCACTGAATGGCGCACTGCCATCAATGCCGAGGCTATCAACACTGGTCGCAAGCCTCTCCTCCTGACAGCAGCCCTCGCTGTCACTCCCCGTCTTTACCTCTCCAACGCCACCTTCCCTACACAGGCCATAGCAAAGACGCTTGACTGGGTGAACGTCATGGCCTATGACTTCTACGCCCCTAATAATTCCCCCTTGTTCACTCACTCCCATGCAGCCCTGCATGATCCCACTGGTGCAGCAAGTGGCAGTAGCGGCATCAGTGCCTGGATCAGCGCTGGAGTCCCACCTAAGCAGTTAGTCCTGGGGTTCCCCTTTTATGGCTACGCCTGGAAGCTTGTCAATCCCAATAACCACGGGATTTTGGCGCCAGCAAATGGTACAGATACATCGGTGGGTGCACCACCGGGGACACTGATTTACAGCCAGATTAAAGAGTTTATCCCTCAAAAGAAAGCCACGGTGGTGTTTAATTCCACATATGGTACCAACTATTGCTACTCAGGGACCACATGGATTAACTACGACGACACGCAGACCATAGCTGCTAAGGTCTCCTATGTCAAGACTAATAACTTGTTGGGCTATTTCGCCTGGCATTTAGCTCAAGATAATAACTGGGCTCTTTCCAAACAAGCTTCGCAGACATGGAGATCTTAA